The Deltaproteobacteria bacterium genomic interval TTGAAAACGCCCTCGACCGGGCCGAACACAATAACGTCAATTTTGGCTTCGGCCCAGTCCCCTGTCTGACCGTCGAAGATGTGCTGATCGCGAAATTCTTTTCGTTCAAAAATGACGCGCGAAGATTCAACGACCTGGATGACCTCAAGTCCATTTTTGAGGCAAGCCACGACCTGGATTTGGCCTACTTGTCGGGTCAGATGCAAAAACTGGACCTGGAGGTTCCTCCCCCGGTGAAAGCGCTCGCCCCCAAGGTGCTGAATGTCATATCAAGGGGGCGGCGCTGATTTCCCGTGCACCCTCCCCTTTTTTCATCTAAAATACCGTTCCGTGAAACAACCCGGACCCCTTTCCGCCGAGTGGGATTCCCCCCTCTTTAGACAAACGCAAACCCAGCTTGACCGCGCCGCAAAATTCATTTCCCTGGACGAGAATGTCCATCAGCGCCTCCGCTATCCACAAAAGGTGTTGATGGTCTCCGTCCCCTTCCGGCTGGATGACCAGAGGGTGACGGTTCTCCCCGGCTACCGAGTCCAGCACAACAACGCCCTCGGCCCCTTTAAGGGGGGAATCCGCTACCATCCCGGAGTCACTCTCGGCGAGGTCTCGGCGCTGGCGATGATGATGACCTGGAAGTGCGCCCTCGTGGGCCTCCCTCTCGGGGGAGCCAAAGGGGGAATTCGTTGCGAGCCATCTCAAATGTCGCGGAACGAACTTCAGCGGATGACCCGCCGGTACACCTCGGAGATCGTCAACTTCATCGGCCCCGACAAGGATATCCCCGCCCCCGACATGGGAACCAACGAACAGGTCATGGCCTGGCTGATGGACACCTACAGCCAGAACCACGGCTACGCCATCCCGTCGGTGGTGACCGGAAAGCCGATTGTGATCGGCGGCTCGCAGGGACGAAACGAGGCCACCGGATACGGGGTTGCCTATGCCGTGATGGAAGCGGCCAAAAAATTGAACATGAAACTGGACCAAAAAACGCGCGTGGCGGTGCAGGGGTTCGGGAACGTCGGCTCGTTTGCGGCGCAAAAGCTCGAAAAAACCGGGTGTCGCATCATCGCAGTCAGTGACAGCACGGGGGGCGTTTTTAACGCCAAAGGGCTTCTCCCGTCCGCCCTTATGGCGCACAAGAAACAGAAAAAGGGACTCAAGGATTTCCCCGGCGGCGAATCGATGACCAACAAAGAGTTGCTGGCCGTCGAGTGCGACATTCTGATTGTCTCCGCCATGGAGGGACAGATCACCGAAAAAATTGCGAAAAATCTCTCCTGCCGGATCCTGGCCGAGGGGGCCAACGGCCCCACGACCCTTAAAGGGGATGCCGTTCTGGAAAAAAGGGAGGACATCTTCCTCATCCCCGACATTCTGGCCAACGCCGGCGGCGTGACCGTTTCGTACTTCGAATGGGTTCAGGGACTGCAGAACTTTTTCTGGAGCGCCGGCGAGGTCAACAAAAAACTTCAGGAAATCATGGCGGGCGCCTTCGAGCGGGTCCATCAGACGAGCCTCAAGCGAAAATTATCGATGCGTCAGGCGGCGCTGATCACCGGCATCGAACGGGTCACGCAGGCGATGCTGAAACGGGGAGTTTTTCCGTGACCGGTGAAGCAAACCACCTAAATCTTCACCCCAAACATCTTCATCAGGAACAGATAGCCCGAATACGAGACAACCATGACGAGCGAGGCCAGAAGAAGGGCCAGGGGAAACTTGAGCCCCATCTTCACAAAAAACGGAAGGGCCAGAAAGAAAATCAGCGATGGGAGAACCGCCCAAAAAATACCGTAAGAAAGATCGATGATTTTTGCCGCATCCTTTGTGTCGCGGTAGAGCCAGCACATGGCGAGAATAGAGGTAAGCGGCAGA includes:
- a CDS encoding Glu/Leu/Phe/Val dehydrogenase, whose product is MSYQGGGADFPCTLPFFHLKYRSVKQPGPLSAEWDSPLFRQTQTQLDRAAKFISLDENVHQRLRYPQKVLMVSVPFRLDDQRVTVLPGYRVQHNNALGPFKGGIRYHPGVTLGEVSALAMMMTWKCALVGLPLGGAKGGIRCEPSQMSRNELQRMTRRYTSEIVNFIGPDKDIPAPDMGTNEQVMAWLMDTYSQNHGYAIPSVVTGKPIVIGGSQGRNEATGYGVAYAVMEAAKKLNMKLDQKTRVAVQGFGNVGSFAAQKLEKTGCRIIAVSDSTGGVFNAKGLLPSALMAHKKQKKGLKDFPGGESMTNKELLAVECDILIVSAMEGQITEKIAKNLSCRILAEGANGPTTLKGDAVLEKREDIFLIPDILANAGGVTVSYFEWVQGLQNFFWSAGEVNKKLQEIMAGAFERVHQTSLKRKLSMRQAALITGIERVTQAMLKRGVFP
- a CDS encoding DUF3147 family protein; its protein translation is MEYFFKIAISALVIAGVAEIGKRFTVFAAIVASLPLTSILAMCWLYRDTKDAAKIIDLSYGIFWAVLPSLIFFLALPFFVKMGLKFPLALLLASLVMVVSYSGYLFLMKMFGVKI